The DNA segment ACGATTGGTCGCTCAAGGTTGTACGCAGTAGTATTGACTATGAAAAGACTTTTGCTCTTATTGCTCATCTCACATCTTTTGAGCTCTTCTTGCCATTGCTGCGATAAAAAAATGGTCTCTCAATCAGATGGACATGAAGAATGCATTTCTTAAtggagatttgaaaaagaaggtcTATATAAAACTCCCTCCGGGTTATCCCTGTCCTTCTAGCAAAGTTTGTCTCCTTCGCAAGGCACTTTATGGTCTTAAGCAAGCTCCTCGCAAATGGTTTGACAAGTTCAGCACCACTATATGCAATCTCGGTTTTCACTTGTAGCCCTCATGAGAATGCTCTCTTTATTCGTAAAAGTGAACGTAGAATTGTTCTTCTGcttttgtatgttgatgacatgatcattACTGGAGATGGTATTGATAGTATCTCTGATCTCAATGCCTCCCTTCACCGTATTTTTgaaatgaaagatcttggttctCTCAGTTATTTTCTTGGTCTCAAGGTCATATCCATAGATGATGGTATCTATCTCTCTGAAGCTAAGTATGCTTCAGATCTTCTTGCTCGAGCCGGTATTATAGATAGTCGCACTGAGTCTACTCCTCTTGAGCCTGATGTTCGTTTTACTCCTATGGATGGCACTATTTTGGATAATCCTACTCTTTATCGGCGGTTAGTTGGAGGACTAGTCTACTTAACTGTCACTCGACCGGACATTGTCTATCCGGCTCATGTTCTTAGCTAGTTCTTGTCAGCTCCTCGTTCTACTCACTATGCGGCATTTCTTCACTACATCAAAGGCACCCTATTTCATGGCATTTATTTTTATGCCTATTCATCTTTATCCCTTCAAGCGTACTCAGATACTGATTAGGCTGGTGATCCAACTGATCGTCGTTCTACTACtagttattgtttgtttcttggcaACTCTCTCATTTTCTGGTGAGCTAAGAAGTAAACATTCACTGCTTGATCAAGCACAGAAGCTGAATACCATGTTCTTGCTGACACCACTGCTGAAGTTGTCTCGATTCGTTGGTTTCTCAAAGATTTAGGTGCACCGTAGTCGTTTCCCACTGATATTTTTTGTGACAACCGCATTGCTATTCAAATTGTCCATAATGATGTGTTTTATGAATGCACCAAACACATTGAGATTAATTGTCACTTTGTTCCGCAATGCATTCTTATTGATGTTGTTCGTCTTATCGCTGTTACGAAGGCTCATCATCTGATTCGTTTTTGGACTCTGGTATCTAAACTTAAGATGGTATCCTTAGCTCCCACTTGACTTTGAGGGGGATGTTAGAGAATAAATTAGAATCAAtattagatcaattagtatcatttatatttatatagtatatctGTATATTATTTATAGGATTGTATACTTTTATTACTCTGATTCTTCTAGCACCTATATATACCCTTGTACattatactttttcacaacCTAAATAATATACTCTTTCAAATTACTCTCTTATTTCTAACAACattaaaatctaatattaaaaatatgaaaaagttGTCTGCACATAAAAAATAGTTACTATgtgtataatttattttgatatgtatttatattttaatatatattttatacctGTAGCTAATTTAATAGTTAACTTGTTGTGTATATAGTCGTAAAAATAATCGATCCTTCTaaagaagttaaaaataaagatattattaaataaattttgtaacatttacaatacaaataaaacaaagaaaaatattttaaaaaattggtatTTACAACGACCATTGGCTTAATTAATTCCCATTTTAGCTAAACTAATTTCAAGTGGATCCTAATCCTAGATAAAAGGTGGTCCAACAAAGTCACTTTCGCATTGGAAATAGCCACATCTATCTTGGTACCCATTGACTTTGTCGCATGTGTGCGCAAGAGAGAATACAGAAAAACTAGAGAAACCAACTCCAATGAAGGGAATACGCCTTTCACCACCACCAACACAAACCACCAACACAATTCAATTACAAAGCTTTCCCACCACTTCCACCAACCCCAACCAAGTTCAATTCCTCCCATTCCAATCAAAGCAtaacaacaagaagaaaaaaaccaAGGCCCCAATCCTATGTCTGTCTTCGACAAACCCATCCAAAATCCACCCACAACCGCCGCTCGTGGTGGTCGGTTCCGCCAATGCCGACATCTACGTGGAGATCGACAGGCTCCCAAAGGAAGGCGAAACAGTGCCAGCTAAGACTGGGCAGACCCTGGCGGGCGGGAAGGGCGCAAACCAGGCAGCTTGCGGAGGGAAGCTGTCCTACCCGACGTACTTCGTGGGGCAGGTCGGGCAGGACTCGTATGGGAAGCTTGTGACCGAGGCGCTGAGGAGTGGTGGAGTGTGTCTTGATCACGTGACGACGATTAGTGGTGGGACCCCAACTGGGCATGCTGTTGTGATGCTGCAGTCTGATGGGCAGAACTCCATAATTGTTGTTGGTGGTGCGAATATGAGCTGCTGGCCTGAGATTCTTCCTCAGCATGATCTTGATGTTGTTAGGAACGCTGGCATTGTCTTGCTCCAGAGGGAGATCCCTGATGCTGTCAACATTCAGGTCGCAAAGGTTgggttttcttctctttccaagccaattGCATTTTGTGTTTCTTCCGCTCCCGTGGGCCGTGGGGTTTCTATTTGAGTATGTGTGTGTTGTGAATCCGTACTGCTTCAGAAGCTTAAAGTGAttgaaagagatatgattggCATTCTTTTACAACATTGGCCTCGTTGTGCCTACTTTTTggtcaaatttcatcaaaatttcccctttctcattttctttccttaaTCAAGTTTCTAGTGAGagattttgattaaaaattatttgttttgtgaTTATCGCATTATGTATTATGTATTATGATGTTATAAATACAGGCTGCAAGGAGTGCTGGTGTCCCAGTAATTTTTGACGCTGGGGGCATGGATTCTCCAATTCCACAAGAATTACTGAA comes from the Arachis duranensis cultivar V14167 chromosome 7, aradu.V14167.gnm2.J7QH, whole genome shotgun sequence genome and includes:
- the LOC107459872 gene encoding ribokinase, which gives rise to MKGIRLSPPPTQTTNTIQLQSFPTTSTNPNQVQFLPFQSKHNNKKKKTKAPILCLSSTNPSKIHPQPPLVVVGSANADIYVEIDRLPKEGETVPAKTGQTLAGGKGANQAACGGKLSYPTYFVGQVGQDSYGKLVTEALRSGGVCLDHVTTISGGTPTGHAVVMLQSDGQNSIIVVGGANMSCWPEILPQHDLDVVRNAGIVLLQREIPDAVNIQVAKAARSAGVPVIFDAGGMDSPIPQELLNYVDILSPNETELGRLTGMPTESFEDIAQAAAKCHKWGVKQVLVKLGEKGSALFIEGEEPIQQPAIFAKKVLDTTGAGDTFTAAFAVALVEGKSKKECLKFAAAAASLCVQVKGAIPSMPDRKSVLELLNYH